In a single window of the Perca flavescens isolate YP-PL-M2 chromosome 18, PFLA_1.0, whole genome shotgun sequence genome:
- the trmt6 gene encoding tRNA (adenine(58)-N(1))-methyltransferase non-catalytic subunit TRM6, which produces MEDNVDDDSLYRIKEGDYVVLKRGDIFKAVQIQPKKKVIFEKQWFFLDKAVGQLYSSTFEIVSGGILQPLKPKHTESSTDAKEAGTDNRNIVDDGKSQKLTRDDIETLKEQGLKGQEIIQQLIENSSTFRDKTEYAQDKYIKKKKKKYENTVTILKPSCRILAMMYHGREPGKICHLRYDTLAQMLTLANIHAGSKVLVFETCAGLVLGSVMERMGGYGSVIQMYPGGGPIRAGVESFGFPEHFHDMLHEFPICHVNALLAGTLDTTAKDPSADSKKSDMAAEEEQNQPEAGRQGSPEEQSMETNSGADGSHDHEKDEKEKLREARAQGKKVKQEEKRKKLAAAAALLEGRNADGLVIASRFHPCPVLMGLLKFLSPSRPFVVYSQYKEALIECYTKLKEQGGTVNLRLTDTWLRHYQVLPNRTHPVLLMSGGGGYLLSGTTVAADRSQRAEEPAAKRLKLTDTDG; this is translated from the exons ATGGAGGACAATGTTGACGATGATTCTCTGTACAGAATTAAAGAGGGCGACTACGTTGTGTTGAAACGGGGAGATATCTTCAAAGCTGTCCAAATTCAACCGAAGAA GAAGGTGATTTTTGAGAAGCAGTGGTTCTTCCTGGATAAAGCTGTGGGACAGTTGTACAGCAGCACCTTTGAGATTGTGTCTGGAGGGATCCTACAGCCACTGAAGCCCAAGCACACAGAGAGCTCCACTG ATGCAAAGGAGGCAGGCACAGACAACAGGAACATTGTAGACGATGGAAAATCACAGAAACTGACCAGGGATGACATTGAGACGCTCAAAGAGCAAGGTCTGAAGGGTCAG GAGATCATTCAGCAGCTTATAGAGAACAGCTCAACATTCAGAGATAAGACTGAATATGCCCAGGATAAGTACatcaagaagaaaaagaagaa gtATGAAAATACTGTGACGATTCTAAAACCGTCCTGTCGCATCCTGGCTATGATGTACCATGGCCGGGAACCAGGGAAGATCTG CCACCTGCGGTATGACACGCTTGCCCAGATGTTGACTCTGGCAAACATCCACGCAGGCAGTAAAGTTTTGGTTTTTGAGACTTGTGCTGGCCTCGTGCTGGGATCTGTCATGGAAAGAATGGGCG GCTATGGCTCAGTGATCCAAATGTACCCAGGAGGTGGGCCCATTCGCGCGGGTGTGGAGAGCTTTGGCTTCCCTGAACATTTTCACGATATGCTGCATGAGTTTCCCATCTGCCATGTCAATGCTCTGCTGGCAGGCACTCTGGACACCACAGCCAAAGATCCCAGTGCTG ATTCAAAGAAGTCCGACATGGCCGCAGAGGAGGAGCAAAACCAGCCTGAGGCAGGACGGCAGGGCAGTCCAGAGGAACAGAGCATGGAGACAAACAGTGGGGCTGATGGTAGCCATGACCACGAGAAAGATGAGAAGGAGAAACTCAGAGAAGCCAGA gcTCAGGGAAAAAAGGTGAAGCAGGAGGAGAAACGGAAGAAGCTggcagctgctgctgccctgCTGGAAGGCAGGAATGCCGACGG GTTGGTCATAGCCAGTCGGTTTCACCCGTGTCCGGTCCTAATGGGACTGCTCAAATTCCTCTCCCCCTCCAGGCCTTTTGTAGTCTACTCCCAATACAAAGAG GCGCTTATTGAGTGCTACACAAAGCTCAAGGAACAGGGCGGTACAGTCAACCTCAGACTCACAGACACCTGGCTCAGACATTACCAG GTGTTGCCTAACAGGACGCATCCTGTGCTACTGATGAGCGGGGGCGGGGGATACCTCCTCTCAGGAACAACGGTCGCCGCGGACCGCTCCCAGCGAGCTGAGGAACCAGCGGCTAAGAGACTGAAACTGACCGACACGGACGGATAA
- the fermt1 gene encoding fermitin family homolog 1 → MTTAAEHGEKSWELSVQVDQKDGDESMKFKLRVKGDLHVGGLMLKLVEKIKAPQDWSDHALWWEQRKCWLLKTHWTLDKYGIQADADLRYTPQHKALLLQLPNMKTIKMTVSFSSVVFKAVAEICRILNIRRSEELSLLKPPDDPSKKKKKKKDKNSADDDIWDIDLLSGGPGGTGPMYSKTMTATYDPENGMPVSATSLWFGENPLADSQPNLPPAELAKLYQPLSPVDKAINNAGWLDSSRSLMEQDIQDEEKLLLRFKYNVFFDLNPKYDAVRINQLYEQARWAILLEEIDCTEEEMLMFASLQYHICKLTMSSEPLDHSNEPEIDEVEAALSNLEVTLEGGNAERILEDITDIPELADSLRLFRPKRLSLRPYKEYWFVFKDTTISYYKNKETSSGEPIEQLHLRGCEVVPDVNVTDKKFGIKLLLPVADGMNEVYIRCDNETQYAKWKAACILASKGKTMAYSSYKSEVRNIQSFLQMKSLAPPPGQAAPDLDAMDMNAECFFSPRYTKKHKTKQLTARILEAHQNIARLSLMEAKMRFIQAWQSLPEFGINYYIVRFKGSKKDEILGISYNRLIRLDMSSFLPVTTWRFANMKQWNVNWEIRQVTIEFDQNVSIAFCCLSCDCKVVHEFIGGYIFLSTRSKDQNETLDEELFHKLTGGQE, encoded by the exons ATGACAACAGCCGCAGAGCATGGAGAAAAATCATGGGAGCTGTCCGTGCAGGTGGATCAAAAAGATGGAGACGAATCCATGAAATTTAAGCTGAGGGTGAAGGGAGACTTGCACGTTGGAGGCCTCATGCTTAAGCTGGTGGAGAAGATCA aggCTCCTCAGGACTGGTCAGACCATGCCCTGTGGTGGGAACAGAGGAAATGCTGGCTGCTCAAAACCCACTGGACCTTGGACAAGTATGGAATTCAG GCTGATGCTGACCTGCGCTATACACCCCAGCACAAAGCCCTGTTGCTGCAGCTCCCCAATATGAAGACCATCAAAATGACCGTCAGCTTCTCCAGTGTGGTCTTTAAGGCGGTGGCGGAGATCTGTCGCATACTCA ACATCAGACGATCAGAGGAACTGTCCCTGCTGAAGCCTCCAGACGATCCctccaagaagaagaagaagaagaaagacaagAATTCAGCAGATGATGACATCTGGGACATTGATTTACTGAGCGGGGGGCCAGGAGGCACAG GCCCCATGTACAGTAAGACTATGACAGCCACCTACGACCCAGAGAACGGGATGCCGGTGTCTGCCACGAGCCTTTGGTTTGGAGAAAACCCTCTAGCCGACTCCCAGCCAAACCTGCCGCCTGCTGAGCTGGCCAAGCTGTACCAGCCGCTCTCGCCAGTGGACAAAGCAATCAACAATGCAGG GTGGTTGGACTCGTCTCGTTCTCTTATGGAGCAAGACATCCAAGATGAAGAAAAGCTATTGCTTCGCTTCAAGTACAATGTCTTCTTTGACCTTAATCCCAAA tATGACGCGGTCAGAATAAACCAGCTGTATGAACAAGCTCGCTGGGCCATCCTGCTGGAGGAGATAGACTGCACGGAGGAGGAAATGCTGATGTTTGCTTCATTGCAG TACCACATTTGTAAACTGACCATGTCGAGTGAACCACTGGACCACTCCAACGAACCAGAAATAGATGAAGTGGAGGCTGCCCTGTCCAACTTGGAGGTGACGCTTGAAGGCGGAAACGCAGAACGAATTctg gaagacattacagacattccAGAGCTGGCCGATTCCCTCCGGCTGTTTAG GCCCAAAAGACTATCACTGCGGCCGTACAAAGAGTACTGGTTTGTATTCAAGGACACCACCATCTCCTACTACAAGAACAAGGAGACCTCCAGTGGAGAACCCATAGAGCAGTTACACCTCCGAG GCTGTGAAGTAGTCCCTGATGTCAACGTGACAGACAAGAAGTTCGGCATCAAGCTCCTGCTCCCGGTTGCTGACGGGATGAACGAGGTGTACATCAGATGTGACAAT GAAACACAGTACGCCAAGTGGAAAGCTGCGTGTATCCTGGCCTCCAAGGGCAAGACAATGGCCTACAGCTCCTACAAGTCAGAAGTGAGGAACATCCAGTCCTTTCTGCAAATGAAGAGCCTGGCACCCCCTCCTGGTCAGGCAGCTCCTGACCTTGACGCCATGGACATGAATGccgaatgttttttttctccacgcTACACCAAGAAGCACAAGACCAAACAG CTTACGGCACGTATCCTGGAGGCCCATCAGAACATAGCACGGCTGTCCCTAATGGAGGCCAAGATGCGCTTCATCCAGGCCTGGCAGTCGCTTCCAGAGTTCGGTATCAACTACTACATTGTCAG ATTCAAAGGCAGTAAGAAGGATGAGATTCTGGGAATCTCATACAACCGTCTGATTCGTCTTGACATGTCCTCTTTTCTGCCTGTCACCACATGGAGGTTCGCCAACATGAAGCAGTGGAACGTTAACTGGGAGATAAGACAG GTGACCATAGAGTTCGACCAGAATGTGTCAATAGCTTTCTGCTGTTTGAGCTGTGACTGCAAGGTGGTCCACGAGTTCATTGGCGGTTACATCTTCCTCTCCACAAGATCTAAAGACCAGAACGAGACGCTAGATGAAGAACTGTTCCATAAACTAACTGGAGGCCAAGAATGA